AGTTAAAAGTTCATCTGATTTGCCATAGCCCGGCGCGTCCCAGGCAATGACATGAAAATGATGAGACAACACTTCAAGTTGGTTCACCCATGAAGCAGAACCTGAACTAATGCCGTGCAGCAGCACAAGGTACTCGCCCTGACCGGCTTCCCGATAGGCTTGCTGCTGGCCTTGAACAGTGACGGTTTTCACCGGAAATTCTGCTAACTTTTCAATGAGTGTCATCATTTTCAATTCTTTCCTTTTATTCACTTCATCAAACAATTAACGTTTGATTTGAGACAATGGATGCTCTGGTGGATAGTTCGGAATGGTTGGTTTACCTGTTCCTAACATCACACACATCAAGGCATCTTCTTGACCTGGGTTAAACAAACCACGGTAAATACCCGGTGGAATTGAAATCAGGTCACGCTCTTTTAAACGAGTCTCAAATTTTTCGCCGTTGTGCTCAATGAACAAATCAATTTCGCCGCGAAGCATAAAGAACACTTCTTCAACATCGTGATGAATGTGCAAAGGACCTTCACACTGTGGTGGCAGAACCATGGTTGAAAACGTGAAGTTTTCTGCTGGAACGGTGTTACCGTCATTTGCAACACCTGTTGCACCGGTACCCATGTAACGCATTTGTGCACGGCGATATTTCGGGTCGTAATCAGCTTGGAACTTCAAAGCCTCAAAGTCATATTTACGTGTCTCAAAGCGAGCAATACGCGTGTTTAACCAATCTTCTAAAGAAGCATTTTCTGGTTGTGCCCACGATTCGAATTGTTGTGTAGTCATTTTTTAAACTCCTATACAGTGAATTAATAACGTTTTAAAAGAGGAACTAAGAACAACGATCCAATGACAGCGACTGCAGCCAAGAAGGTAATTCCTAAATTAAAACTATGTGTTTGCATCACGATGTAACCGATAAGAACAGGCGCAATTGCACTTGCAAAATTACCTAAACCGTTAAATATTCCACCCGCAGTCGCCCCTACATTTGAGGTCGTCACTCTTGCAAGCAGAGCAAATACCGCCGCTACTCCAAAGCCCCACGCCATAGCACTTAAAGACATGGCAGCAATAATCAATAGTGGCTCAGTCATAATGACCATCACATACATGAAGATGCCCGCGAGTAATAAACCGCTAAATACTTGAATTGCACGGCGGCCTAACTTGTCAGATAAAAACGCACCGATAATTTCGCCAATTAACATGGCAATGAACGGAAAGCTTGAATACATCCCAAACTCTTTGAGATTGAATCCTTTGTCTTGCATTAAGTAAGAAGGAACCCAGCTGTTTAAGCCCCACAAATACGTCATCAACGCAATGTTAAAGAGACACACCAACCAGAATGCGCTGTTGCTGAGCAGCAATTTAGTGTTAGCAATGTGGCCTTTGAAATTGGTACGT
This genomic stretch from Acinetobacter oleivorans DR1 harbors:
- a CDS encoding cupin domain-containing protein; this encodes MTTQQFESWAQPENASLEDWLNTRIARFETRKYDFEALKFQADYDPKYRRAQMRYMGTGATGVANDGNTVPAENFTFSTMVLPPQCEGPLHIHHDVEEVFFMLRGEIDLFIEHNGEKFETRLKERDLISIPPGIYRGLFNPGQEDALMCVMLGTGKPTIPNYPPEHPLSQIKR